A single genomic interval of Eurosta solidaginis isolate ZX-2024a chromosome 3, ASM4086904v1, whole genome shotgun sequence harbors:
- the LOC137246848 gene encoding putative ZDHHC-type palmitoyltransferase 4 isoform X2: MQLRRRKDFFPKRLVDIFCFLFIAILFPIVSLFDIIVVLPAVHSPQTLTYKFIFALSIFLVYNIMANLFATMTVDTSVNAININTKVPPSSTEEDWFKCSYCNKLAPPRSYHCKVCTTCIIKRDHHCVFTGCCIGHCNIRFFALFLFYLFIGSLISFCYLNYYMFELNGDTFLRKLSFYKMTFPILLFSALVISTVLLIYHGIPILKGGTSFERRLNYPYSNGLYNNFKDIFGKRMYLAWISPFISSELLDNGVSVLTNKPNQRPSRKRSRSRRKSYL; this comes from the exons ATGCAATTACGAAGgcgaaaagatttttttccaaaaCGCTTAGTCGacattttttgttttctatttatTGCAATTTTGTTCCCAATAGTTTCCCTTTTTGATATTATTGTTGTTTTGCCGGCCGTTCATTCGCCACAAACATTaacgtataaatttatatttGCATTATCGATATTTTTGGTTTACAACATTATGGCAAATTTGTTTGCAACCATGACAGTGGATACCAGTGTGAACG CTATAAACATAAATACCAAAGTTCCCCCAAGTTCGACCGAGGAAGACTGGTTTAAATGCTCATATTGTAATAAGTTGGCCCCACCGAGATCGTATCACTGCAAAG TGTGTACGACATGCATTATAAAACGTGATCATCACTGCGTATTCACAGGGTGTTGCATTGGACACTGCAATATTCGCTTCTTCGCCTTATTCCTCTTCTATTTGTTCATTGGGTCACTAATTTCCTTCTGCTACCTTAATTATTATATGTTTGAGCTTAACGGTGATACTTTTCTTCGTAAACTGAGCTTTTATAAAATGACTTTCCCAATACTGTTATTTTCTG CGTTAGTAATATCAACTGTATTGCTTATTTATCATGGAATACCAATACTAAAAGGGGGTACATCTTTTGAAAGACGTTTAAATTACCCATATAGTAACGGTTTATACAACAATTTTAAGGATATTTTTGGCAAAAGAATGTATTTGGCATGGATTTCGCCATTTATCAGCAGTGAGTTATTGGACAACGGAGTAAGTGTATTGACAAATAAACCAAATCAGAGGCCATCGAGGAAAAGAAGCAGAAGTCGTCGAAAATCGTATCTTTAA
- the LOC137246848 gene encoding probable palmitoyltransferase ZDHHC24 isoform X3, which produces MQLRRRKDFFPKRLVDIFCFLFIAILFPIVSLFDIIVVLPAVHSPQTLTYKFIFALSIFLVYNIMANLFATMTVDTSVNVCTTCIIKRDHHCVFTGCCIGHCNIRFFALFLFYLFIGSLISFCYLNYYMFELNGDTFLRKLSFYKMTFPILLFSGNKWYNLHLAFYNLNIIALVISTVLLIYHGIPILKGGTSFERRLNYPYSNGLYNNFKDIFGKRMYLAWISPFISSELLDNGVSVLTNKPNQRPSRKRSRSRRKSYL; this is translated from the exons ATGCAATTACGAAGgcgaaaagatttttttccaaaaCGCTTAGTCGacattttttgttttctatttatTGCAATTTTGTTCCCAATAGTTTCCCTTTTTGATATTATTGTTGTTTTGCCGGCCGTTCATTCGCCACAAACATTaacgtataaatttatatttGCATTATCGATATTTTTGGTTTACAACATTATGGCAAATTTGTTTGCAACCATGACAGTGGATACCAGTGTGAACG TGTGTACGACATGCATTATAAAACGTGATCATCACTGCGTATTCACAGGGTGTTGCATTGGACACTGCAATATTCGCTTCTTCGCCTTATTCCTCTTCTATTTGTTCATTGGGTCACTAATTTCCTTCTGCTACCTTAATTATTATATGTTTGAGCTTAACGGTGATACTTTTCTTCGTAAACTGAGCTTTTATAAAATGACTTTCCCAATACTGTTATTTTCTGGTAATAAGTGGTATAATTTACACCTTGCATTTTACAATCTTAATATCATAGCGTTAGTAATATCAACTGTATTGCTTATTTATCATGGAATACCAATACTAAAAGGGGGTACATCTTTTGAAAGACGTTTAAATTACCCATATAGTAACGGTTTATACAACAATTTTAAGGATATTTTTGGCAAAAGAATGTATTTGGCATGGATTTCGCCATTTATCAGCAGTGAGTTATTGGACAACGGAGTAAGTGTATTGACAAATAAACCAAATCAGAGGCCATCGAGGAAAAGAAGCAGAAGTCGTCGAAAATCGTATCTTTAA
- the LOC137246848 gene encoding probable palmitoyltransferase ZDHHC24 isoform X1, whose protein sequence is MQLRRRKDFFPKRLVDIFCFLFIAILFPIVSLFDIIVVLPAVHSPQTLTYKFIFALSIFLVYNIMANLFATMTVDTSVNAININTKVPPSSTEEDWFKCSYCNKLAPPRSYHCKVCTTCIIKRDHHCVFTGCCIGHCNIRFFALFLFYLFIGSLISFCYLNYYMFELNGDTFLRKLSFYKMTFPILLFSGNKWYNLHLAFYNLNIIALVISTVLLIYHGIPILKGGTSFERRLNYPYSNGLYNNFKDIFGKRMYLAWISPFISSELLDNGVSVLTNKPNQRPSRKRSRSRRKSYL, encoded by the exons ATGCAATTACGAAGgcgaaaagatttttttccaaaaCGCTTAGTCGacattttttgttttctatttatTGCAATTTTGTTCCCAATAGTTTCCCTTTTTGATATTATTGTTGTTTTGCCGGCCGTTCATTCGCCACAAACATTaacgtataaatttatatttGCATTATCGATATTTTTGGTTTACAACATTATGGCAAATTTGTTTGCAACCATGACAGTGGATACCAGTGTGAACG CTATAAACATAAATACCAAAGTTCCCCCAAGTTCGACCGAGGAAGACTGGTTTAAATGCTCATATTGTAATAAGTTGGCCCCACCGAGATCGTATCACTGCAAAG TGTGTACGACATGCATTATAAAACGTGATCATCACTGCGTATTCACAGGGTGTTGCATTGGACACTGCAATATTCGCTTCTTCGCCTTATTCCTCTTCTATTTGTTCATTGGGTCACTAATTTCCTTCTGCTACCTTAATTATTATATGTTTGAGCTTAACGGTGATACTTTTCTTCGTAAACTGAGCTTTTATAAAATGACTTTCCCAATACTGTTATTTTCTGGTAATAAGTGGTATAATTTACACCTTGCATTTTACAATCTTAATATCATAGCGTTAGTAATATCAACTGTATTGCTTATTTATCATGGAATACCAATACTAAAAGGGGGTACATCTTTTGAAAGACGTTTAAATTACCCATATAGTAACGGTTTATACAACAATTTTAAGGATATTTTTGGCAAAAGAATGTATTTGGCATGGATTTCGCCATTTATCAGCAGTGAGTTATTGGACAACGGAGTAAGTGTATTGACAAATAAACCAAATCAGAGGCCATCGAGGAAAAGAAGCAGAAGTCGTCGAAAATCGTATCTTTAA
- the LOC137246071 gene encoding LOW QUALITY PROTEIN: uncharacterized protein (The sequence of the model RefSeq protein was modified relative to this genomic sequence to represent the inferred CDS: inserted 1 base in 1 codon; deleted 1 base in 1 codon; substituted 3 bases at 3 genomic stop codons): MASLSNKQFKELLMSMNNPNTRVGTFSTCKARYNGERSPIKVEEFIAAISTFKMVEKINDADAITGMPMLLEGDAAEWWRGVKDQVSTFTDVVCMLRESFCPAKPAWRIYCDIFECKQQKSEPTDTFIRKKRALFAQLPNAPAEADQIDMVFGMLSAFIRERVSRHKVNTYEQLLKEARETELFLSERESSRKVQDQVSRCTFCHKKGQTRETCFKKQKSDTSDANAASIAAAIAVKPKFACYGCNAPGVTRANCTVCSKIKSSSDKVVNFNAISPVNVGRNIPVVNVELFGVPGQAYFDTGARTSVASANLKLVMDFKGCKYEKVTCDIALADGIVSRKECLATICKIVIGGRCLNIQFIILPEADYNRTLIGADFLEKENFVINMGQKYWYFEDNPTQQFDFGENVPVNLIETIKVARIITPKRKIPVNTPPPKSHASDPEYYGPDIPGNDYSPGPIQAIFKDSLPADALTPQRQKGLSLFPSMIYNKRDDDDDFLRLGSFDFKLLKSTDGISLKSEQKQELGAVLRANAEAFGNISEPTPYAEHKIDTGDHVPIFGPPYRLSFAKTCELKTEVEKMIDADIIMEGESPWASPVVMVPKKTGGVRVCIDYRKLNAVTVPDRYPLPRMDDILHAAKSTKYMSTLDLQSGYYQIKVNDKDSYKISFITPFGTFLFKRMPFGLRNAPATFQRLMDRFKASIPKVQLLVYLDDFIVCSSSFQEHLKDLNIVLSKLNEFSLRVNNAKSKLCCDEVKYLGHIITADGICVDVEKTAAISQRKEPRNVKELISFIQTCSWYRRFISKYAEISKPLTELTKKNAKWPWSARQKEAFEALKQTLTSAPILKQAQDNMPFYVKADASAYALGAALLQGEEDNEHPIEYASRLLSSAERNYSTTEREALAIVWACAKFRGYIEGSEIILVTDHQPLKWLLTIKSPSGRLARWALQIQQYDFKVKYTPGKTNSLADMLSRPTSDEDQIQIEQNDLCAFQIDFPRKSSKEIRDDQLKDEYLKKIISSIESEDDNLTFWSSRGYLLFDGVLFCYSNDDREDTQLVIPQQEREELLKKYHNECTAGHYGIERSIHCIANRYFWPGMRTDISKQVKACTECQRFKATNLKPMGLFQTTSSNQRFEVVAVDLFGPLPKTYDGFQWILVAEDVASRWIELFPLKEATAECCAKTLIDEIFLRYGIPRRLKYDNGVQFISAIMQKVSYCMGIEQQFTPVYHPQANPVERKNRDIKTQLAILVGNEHNTWNLNLPSIRFALNTARCQSTGFTSAYLTFGRELRTLDDVQHDVKAIVESENFIPQITPYLNRISTELKRAKETQHHMQDKNKDYFDQRDALKTTLNLPSLLVNIKSSLAQPLMMLVGDVQDMFMPLLDGFLCQPEKSEAFIDALMEQIPKMFDDTRETETVLYPTIQAALEALKASNCAGKLLVFNSTLPIVEGRGKLKNREDRKLLGTEKEKTVLKPQCVSYNQLGQECVQNGVSVDLFCFNNSYIDIATLGQVCRLSGGEVYKYTYFQADLDGSRLIENIIKNVSRPIAFDAVMRVRTSAGIRPTDFYGHFFMTNTTDVELASIDCNKAVAIEIKHDDKFPPEENIYLQIALLFTSISGQRLLRILNLALRATNNIADVFKSCDLDAMMLFFAKQACLKLLELTPKQVKDNLINRSAQILACYRKYCTSPTSAGQLILPECLKLLPLYVSCLLKNDAISGGSDMTIDDRSYVMQFVLTMDLNMSVSYFYPRLIPIHNVDVDDNELPMSIRCTHEKMMEDGAYILENGVHLFVWLGQSLPQTFIQPIFGVQCTQQVNAERFAIIGDTLLAQRXLITIMRERTRKXGYFKYIXVTCVRQNDKLETVFRHFLVEDRGTDGSLSNVDFLCHMHKEIXDLLS, encoded by the exons ATGGCGTCTCTCTCTAATAAACAATTTAAGGAGCTACTGATGTCAATGAACAACCCTAATACACGTGTGGGTACATTTAGCACCTGCAAAGCTCGATACAATGGCGAGAGGAGCCCTATCAAAGTCGAAGAGTTCATCGCAGCGATTTCTACTTTTAAAATGGTAGAAAAAATTAACGACGCCGACGCAATAACGGGAATGCCTATGTTGCTCGAGGGTGATGCTGCGGAATGGTGGCGCGGTGTGAAGGATCAAGTATCCACATTCACGGATGTAGTTTGCATGCTACGCGAAAGTTTCTGTCCCGCAAAACCGGCATGGAGAATATATTGTGACATATTCGAATGTAAGCAGCAGAAGAGCGAGCCGACGGACACCTTTATCCGGAAAAAGCGAGCATTATTCGCTCAATTACCTAACGCTCCAGCAGAAGCTGATCAAATCGATATGGTTTTTGGCATGCTTAGTGCTTTTATCCGGGAGAGAGTAAGCCGTCATAAGGTAAATACATATGAGCAACTTCTCAAAGAAGCGCGAGAAACAGAATTGTTTTTGAGCGAACGTGAAAGCTCGAGAAAAGTACAGGATCAAGTTTCCCGATGCACTTTTTGCCATAAAAAGGGACAAACGCGTGAAACTTGttttaaaaagcaaaaatcgGACACGTCTGACGCAAATGCCGCTTCAATTGCCGCTGCAATAGCTGTTAAACCGAAGTTTGCATGCTATGGATGCAATGCACCTGGCGTAACACGCGCAAACTGTACCGTGTGCAGTAAAATTAAATCGTCATCTGATAAGGTGGTGAATTTTAACGCAATATCCCCCGTAAATGTTGGTAGAAACATACCAGTGGTAAATGTGGAGCTGTTCGGTGTACCGGGACAAGCGTATTTCGATACTGGAGCTCGTACAAGTGTTGCAAGCGCTAACCTCAAACTCGTCATGGATTTCAAGGGGTGCAAGTATGAAAAAGTTACTTGCGACATCGCTTTAGCGGATGGAATCGTGTCAAGGAAAGAATGTTTGGCGACTATATGCAAAATCGTAATTGGCGGTCGGTGTTTAAACATCCAATTCATAATACTGCCAGAGGCAGACTATAATCGCACGTTGATTGGAGCCGACTTTCTCGAAAAAGAAAATTTCGTAATAAATATGGGGCAGAAATATTGGTATTTCGAAGACAACCCCACGCAACAATTCGATTTTGGTGAAAACGTACCAGTAAACCTGATCGAAACCATTAAAGTAGCGCGTATTATTACCCCTAAACGCAAGATTCCAGTTAACACCCCTCCTCCAAAGTCACATGCTTCAGATCCTGAGTATTATGGTCCAGACATACCAGGAAATGACTATTCGCCAGGTCCAATCCAAGCCATATTCAAAGATTCACTGCCAGCCGATGCGCTAACCCCACAGAGGCAGAAAGGACTATCTCTATTTCCAAGTATGATATATAATAAAAGAGATGACGACGATGACTTCTTAAGACTgggttcattcgattttaaattgttgaaatccaCAGATGGGATTAGTCTCAAAAGTGAACAGAAGCAGGAGCTCGGTGCAGTTCTTCGCGCAAATGCAGAAGCATTTGGCAACATTTCTGAACCAACGCCGTACGCAGAGCACAAAATTGACACAGGCGATCATGTACCAATTTTTGGTCCACCTTATCGTCTTTCTTTTGCGAAAACATGTGAGCTAAAAACAGAAGTTGAAAAAATGATAGATGCTGATATTATCATGGAAGGTGAATCACCATGGGCATCCCCCGTTGTAATGGTACCAAAGAAAACCGGCGGAGTCCGAGTATGTATTGACTACAGGAAGCTAAATGCAGTAACCGTACCTGACAGGTATCCGTTACCACGTATGGATGACATATTGCATGCAGCAAAAAGTACTAAATATATGTCAACTTTAGATTTGCAAAGTGGTTATTATCAAATAAAAGTAAATGATAAAGACTCTTACAAAATCTCTTTTATTACCCCTTTtggaacatttttatttaaaagaatgCCATTCGGTTTGCGTAATGCACCGGCAACTTTTCAGCGTCTCATGGACCGTTTTAAGGCTTCTATTCCCAAGGTTCAACTATTAGTTTATCTAGACGACTTCATCGTGTGCTCGTCTTCTTTTCAAGAGCACCTCAAGGATCTTAACATTGTCCTCTCTAAATTAAACGAATTTAGCCTACGGGTAAATAATGCTAAAAGTAAACTTTGTTGCGACGAGGTAAAGTATTTAGGTCATATTATTACAGCTGACGGCATATGCGTTGATGTGGAGAAGACAGCCGCCATTAGCCAAAGAAAAGAACCGAGAAATGTTAAagaattaatttcatttattcaGACGTGCTCATGGTACAGGAGATTCATAAGTAAatatgccgaaatctcgaaacCATTAACTGAGCTTACGAAAAAGAATGCAAAATGGCCTTGGTCCGCAAGGCAAAAAgaagcattcgaagcacttaagcAAACCTTAACATCAGCACCAATATTGAAACAAGCTCAAGACAATATGCCGTTTTATGTCAAAGCCGATGCTAGCGCTTATGCGTTAGGAGCTGCTTTACTCCAGGGGGAGGAGGATAATGAACATCCGATTGAATATGCGAGCCGATTATTATCATCAGCTGAGAGAAATTATTCTACTACAGAACGGGAAGCACTAGCGATAGTGTGGGCATGTGCAAAGTTTCGCGGCTACATCGAAGGCTCTGAGATTATTTTGGTAACAGATCATCAACCTTTAAAATGGTTACTTACAATAAAGTCACCTTCTGGTCGACTAGCACGTTGGGCATTGCAAATTCAACAGTATGACTTCAAAGTGAAATACACCCCTGGGAAAACCAACTCCCTCGCTGATATGCTATCCCGTCCGACAAGTGATGAGGATCAAATCCAAATTGAACAAAATGATTTATGTGCTTTTCAAATAGACTTTCCCCGTAAGAGTTCCAAAGAAATACGGGATGATCAATTGAAAGACGAGTACTTAAAAAAGATTATATCGTCAATTGAATCTGAAGACGATAATTTAACATTTTGGTCAAGCAGAGGTTATTTGCTGTTTGATGGGGTATTGTTCTGCTATTCTAACGACGATAGGGAAGACACTCAACTGGTAATACCACAGCAAGAACGTGAGGAACTTTTAAAGAAATACCATAATGAGTGTACTGCCGGCCACTATGGGATAGAGAGAAGCATTCATTGTATTGCTAACCGATATTTTTGGCCAGGTATGCGAACTGATATTTCAAAGCAGGTCAAAGCTTGCACAGAGTGTCAGAGGTTTAAGGCAACTAATCTAAAACCTATGGGTCTTTTTCAAACTACCAGCAGCAATCAACGATTTGAAGTTGTCGCGGTTGACCTGTTTGGTCCTCTACCAAAAACCTATGATGGCTTCCAGTGGATACTGGTAGCCGAAGACGTAGCATCACGATGGATAGAACTTTTTCCTCTAAAAGAAGCAACCGCGGAATGTTGTGCAAAAACGTTAATTGACGAAATATTTCTCCGTTATGGGATTCCCCGTCGACTAAAATATGATAATGGTGTCCAGTTTATATCAGCCATAATGCAAAAAGTTTCATATTGCATGGGAATTGAGCAACAGTTCACACCCGTCTATCACCCGCAAGCTAATCCCGTCGAGCGTAAGAATAGGGACATCAAAACACAATTAGCAATACTTGTTGGCAATGAACATAATACGTGGAATCTAAATCTACCATCAATCAGATTCGCACTAAATACTGCCAGATGCCAAAGTACTGGCTTTACTTCAGCATACTTAACTTTCGGAAGAGAGCTACGCACTCTCGATGACGTACAACATGACGTCAAAGCTATTGTGGAGTCCGAAAATTTTATTCCACAAATTACGCCATATCTCAATAGAATCAGCACTGAATTGAAACGTGCAAAAGAAACACAACATCACATGCAAGACAAAAACAAAGACTACTTTGATCAGCGGGACGCCCTAAAGACGACTTTGAACTTG ccttccttacttgttaatattaaaAGTAGTTTGGCACAGCCGCTAATGATGCTTGTAGGCGATGTGCAG GATATGTTTATGCCTCTACTCGATGGCTTCCTTTGTCAACCCGAAAAATCTGAAGCTTTTATAGATGCATTAATGGAACAAATACCCAAAATGTTTGACGATACAAGAGAAACTGAAACTGTACTCTATCCAACTATACAAGCTGCCTTAGAAGCTTTGAAAGCATCAAATTGTGCTGGCAAATTATTGGTATTCAATTCAACTCTACCCATCGTTGAAGGACGTGGTAAATTGAAGAATCGTGAAGATCGTAAATTGCTTGGTactgaaaaagaaaaaaccgTGCTCAAGCCACAATGTGTCTCATATAATCAACTGGGTCAAGAATGTGTACAAAATGGTGTATCAGTCgatttattttgtttcaataattCATATATTGATATAGCAACACTGGGACAAGTGTGTCGTTTGAGTGGCGGTGAagtctacaaatatacatactttcag GCTGATTTGGATGGCAGTCGTTTAATTGAGAACATTATTAAAAATGTTTCACGGCCAATTGCTTTTGATGCAGTAATGCGAGTACGCACCTCAGCCGGCATACGCCCAACTGACTTCTATGGACACTTCTTTATGACAAATACAACCGATGTGGAATTGGCTAGTATAG ACTGCAACAAAGCTGTTGCCATCGAAATCAAGCATGACGACAAATTTCCGCCTGAAGAGAATATATATTTACAAATTGCACTGCTCTTCACATCGATTAGTGGTCAACGGCTG TTGCGTATATTAAATTTAGCATTACGTGCCACAAATAACATAGCAGATGTTTTCAAATCTTGTGACTTGGACGCCATGATGTTATTCTTTGCTAAACAAGCTTGTCTCAAATTGCTTGAGTTAACACCCAAACaagttaaagataatttaataaaTCGTTCAGCACAAATATTGGCATGTTACCGCAAATATTGTACTTCACCAACGTCAGCGGGACAACTTATATTACCGGAATGCCTAAAATTGCTACCACTTTATGTATCATGTTTACTAAAGAACGATGCCATTTCTGGTGGATCCGATATGACAATCGATGATCGTTCATATGTTATGCAATTTGTATTAACAATGGATTTAAATATGTCTGTTAGCTATTTTTATCCACGTTTGATACCTATACataatgtagatgttgatgataatGAGCTACCGATGTCGATACGTTGTACACATGAAAAGATGATGGAAGATGGTGCCTACATACTCGAAAATGGTGTACATCTATTTGTTTGGTTGGGACAATCGTTACCACAAACATTCATACAACCAATATTTGGTGTGCAATG TACACAACAAGTAAATGCAGAACGTTTTGCAATAATTGGTGATACGCTATTAGCGCAGC TATTGATTACAATTATGAGGGAGCGTACTAGAAAATGAgggtattttaaatatatttaa GTAACATGCGTCAGACAAAATGATAAATTGGAAACGGTATTTCGGCATTTCCTTGTCGAAGATCGCGGCACAGATGGCAGTCTCAGCAACGTAGACTTTTTATGCCACATGCATAAGGAAATATAAGATTTATTAAGTTAG